A genome region from Hoplias malabaricus isolate fHopMal1 chromosome 8, fHopMal1.hap1, whole genome shotgun sequence includes the following:
- the hmgb2a gene encoding high mobility group protein B2a, translating to MGKDPNKPRGKTSAYAYFVQTCREEHKKKHPGTSVNFAEFSKKCAERWKTMSPKEKTKFDEMAKTDKVRYDREMKTYVPPKGAKKGKKKDPNAPKRPPSAFFVFCSDHRPKVKGENPGISIGDIAKKLGDLWSKLTPKEKSPYEQKALKLKEKYEKDVAAYRAKGAKAEGAKKGGPGRPTGKKVEAMDDDDDDEEEDEDEEEEDEEDDDDDE from the exons ATGGGTAAAGATCCGAATAAGCCGCGAGGAAAAACATCGGCCTACGCATATTTTGTGCAAACCTGCCGCGAAGAGCACAAGAAGAAGCACCCGGGGACCTCGGTCAACTTCGCAGAGTTCTCCAAGAAGTGTGCTGAGAGATGGAAG accATGTCTCCCAAAGAGAAAACCAAGTTTGACGAAATGGCCAAAACTGACAAGGTTCGTTATGACCGTGAGATGAAAACCTATGTCCCTCCCAAAGGTGCAAAGAAAGGGAAGAAGAAGGACCCAAATGCCCCCAAGAGGCCACC ATCAGCCTTCTTTGTTTTCTGCTCTGACCATCGCCCAAAGGTGAAGGGCGAAAACCCAGGCATCTCCATCGGTGACATCGCAAAGAAACTGGGCGACCTGTGGTCTAAACTGACCCCCAAAGAGAAATCCCCGTACGAGCAGAAGGCGCTGAAGCTGAAGGAGAAATACGAGAAG GATGTCGCCGCATACCGCGCCAAGGGAGCGAAGGCAGAAGGTGCGAAGAAGGGTGGCCCCGGCCGGCCAACGGGCAAGAAGGTAGAAGCCATGGATGACGACGACGACGATGAGGAAGAGGACgaagacgaggaggaggaggacgaagAGGATGATGACGACGATGAGTAA
- the LOC136704992 gene encoding scrapie-responsive protein 1-like → MKVLLLVVILLVLHAVDAVPSNRWSCYKKFLKDRNCHNIDSGSERMRPIDSLQNHFWEGNSCDSVCFCNFKALLCCPRNVFFGPKISFVIPCETPEAVL, encoded by the exons ATGAAAGTGCTACTCCTTGTGGTCATTCTGTTGGTGCTCCACGCTGTTGATGCCGTCCCCTCAAACCGCTGGTCGTGCTACAAAAAGTTTCTGAAGGACAGGAACTGTCATAACATCgacagtggatctgagagaaTGAGGCCCATTGACTCGCTACAGAACCATTTCTGGGAGGGAAACAGCTGTGATTCAGTCTGCTTCTGTAACTTCAAGGCGCTGCTCTGCTGTCCCAG GAATGTCTTCTTTGGGCCTAAAATCTCCTTTGTGATCCCCTGCGAAACACCTGAGGCTGTGCTCTGA